GCTGTCCCTCCATATCCTCGCCCGGCGTGATGCGGTGGACATAGGTGTAGATCGTGCCTTCGGGCATCATGTCCGGTTCGCAAACGGTCGAGAAATCGGCCAGCTCGCCATCTTCGGTTTCGACGCCCTCGGTCAGGTCCGCCTCTTCGAGAATGGGACATGCGACGTAGGAGACGATCGAACCGACCGAGCGCCCTTCGAACATCAGGTCCGCCAGCACCTCCGGCCCCTGCGGCCCTTCGATTTTCGGGCCCAGCTCCTGATCGTTGAAGCCGGCAGCGACCAGCGTGCGCGGGCCTTCGCTGGTGGCGGTAGGTTCCGGCTCGGGCGCAGGTTCGGGCTCGGACTGGCAGGCGGCGAGGGCGGTGAGGGCGGAAAGGGCCAGCAAAGTCCTCACGAGAGCGATTCCTTCACCCAGCCACTGGCGCGGCCCATGTCGAGCTGCGTGCCGTGACGCTTCTTCAGCTCGCCCATCACGCGGCCCATATCCTTCATGCCGTCGGCTCCGGTTTCGGCCTTGATCGCCTCTATCGCGGCTTTCGTCTCTGCCTCGCCCATCTGCTGCGGCAGGAATTCCTCGATCACGACCAGCTCGCTCTTCTCCTGCTCCGCCAGCTCCGTGCGACCGCCATCCTCATACATGGTGATGCTTTCGCGGCGCTGCTTGGCCATTTTCTGCAGCACATCGATCACCATCGCATCGTCATCCTCGGGGACATCCTTGGTGCGCAGCTCGATATCGCGATCCTTCACCTTGGCGGCGATCAGCCGCAGCGTGGCGGTGCGCGGCTTGTCGCCCGCTTTCATCGCGGTGACGGTTTCGGTCTTGATACGGTCCCTGAGCATGGCAGATTCGTCTTTCGTGTGGATAGCTTTCGGTCTCACTTAGTGGGATGGGCGACAAAGCCAAGCCTTGTGCTTGACGAGTGCCCACCGGCAGCCTAGCCGCTGGGACTTAGCACACATCGCCGGTCCAACTGATTCACGGGAGCCACCATGGCCTTTCTCGCCTCATCGTCTGCGCCCAAGGGTGCCACAGGCGTTCTCGTTCTTGCGGACGGCACGATTGTATGGGGTCGCGGCTTCGGCGCCACCGGCAGCGCGGTAGGGGAAGTGTGCTTCAACACATCCATGACCGGCTATCAGGAAGTGATGACCGATCCCAGCTACGCGGCGCAGATCGTCACCTTCACATTCCCGCATATCGGCAATGTCGGCACCAATGCAGAGGACGTCGAGAGCGCTGTCGAAAGCGCGGTGGGCTGCATCGTGCG
This sequence is a window from Aurantiacibacter gangjinensis. Protein-coding genes within it:
- a CDS encoding GatB/YqeY domain-containing protein; amino-acid sequence: MLRDRIKTETVTAMKAGDKPRTATLRLIAAKVKDRDIELRTKDVPEDDDAMVIDVLQKMAKQRRESITMYEDGGRTELAEQEKSELVVIEEFLPQQMGEAETKAAIEAIKAETGADGMKDMGRVMGELKKRHGTQLDMGRASGWVKESLS